Genomic DNA from Manihot esculenta cultivar AM560-2 chromosome 15, M.esculenta_v8, whole genome shotgun sequence:
TCCTCTCTATGTAATGTATGCTTGAGAGGCTCTGGCTATTGGAGGCCATTTTGTTCTGTAGCTATGAGCTAAGAAACTAGAGCGTATTGTTTGCTTCATACATGACTAACaacaaaattgataaatttcCACTTGGATAATTGTATTGTGTTCTTGGAATTTTTTCCTTTAACTTCTGTTAAAAGGCAGAGAAGATTGCACAGTTGGTCAAAGCAGCTAATGTATCAGTTGAATCTTACTGGCCAAGCTTGTTTGCCAAGCTATTGGAGAAGCGCAACCTTGAGGACCTCATCATGAATGTCGGGTCTGGCGGCGGTGCTGGTCCAGTGGCAGCTGCAGTTCCTGCTGCTGCTGGTGGTGCAGCTGCAGCTGCTGCTCCTCCAcctgaagaaaagaagaaggtaaataatatcatttcattgtttttattttgtccattttttgttttagagttgttatctatttttttgtttatattttacaGGAAGAGCCTGAAGAAGAGAGTGATGACGACATGGGATTCAGTTTATTTGATTAGGAGAGCTCTTTTCAGTATGCTCAAGTCACATGTTGGTCTTGGTAGCTCAAAAGTAGCTCTTTTTTTTCGTTGGATATTTTGGCTGTTTTTCAGTATAAATGCCTTTTTTTCAAGAATGTAGTAATTGGAGAGTGGTGTTTTAACATCATATGCTTTAGCTTCTAGATATATACAAGTATTTGTTTCTTGTGTTTGAGTTTTGAACAGATATGTCTCCACTCTTAAATTGTTCAATGGACTCCAAATTTTCGAATTGCTACTGCATCTTAGTGTATGGATGTGGAATCTGATTTGtgctatgtttttttttttcttttgtttgagattgtgatttgtgctttgttgTGTCCTATTATTGTTGACATTGAAATTTTTGTTCCAACATTTGGTTTTAACATTGTATATAAGATGGTGTTTCTTTGGGAAATAATAGCAAAAACTATTGACTTCCTTGAACATTGATTCACATAAATTTGTTTCATTTATATGATGAGGTacaattcaaaaatattttggaAATTGAAATCTGTGTCTAAGAGATTCAGagattttatgtttttggttTTTTGAATTGTCATTACCTTAATGAATTCACTGCTACATTCTTATAACATGCATTGCTATTGCCTATTTGCCTTATATTCCAACGCCGAATTGTGTAAGATTGAAGTCTCTTATGTCATAAAAAAGCTGCTTCCTAGTCCTAGTAATCTAAACAAAGTTGAAGAAAGGGAAATCCAGATGAAGATTTGTTCTTATTTAGGTAGGAAGTTCTTTTTTAGATGGCTTTTTTAGACCTAGAATAGGTTCTCTCATATAagttttgtattttctttcttgcCTTTTTAAGGCTTAGTGAATTATCTTGGgcgaaaaaaattattgttgcACTTGGATACTAGTATATGTGCTTTTTTCTTTAAGCTTGAAATTTCTTCTAGTTCCTAATTGCAAGTCCACATGTA
This window encodes:
- the LOC110601639 gene encoding 60S acidic ribosomal protein P1; protein product: MSVGEVACTYAALILYDDGIPITAEKIAQLVKAANVSVESYWPSLFAKLLEKRNLEDLIMNVGSGGGAGPVAAAVPAAAGGAAAAAAPPPEEKKKEEPEEESDDDMGFSLFD